A single region of the Candidatus Protochlamydia amoebophila UWE25 genome encodes:
- the smpB gene encoding SsrA-binding protein SmpB codes for MKDKHSDLVSNRRATHDYEILETFETGIVLQGTEIKSIRDHGATLQDAYVKVIHNELWLIGCNIAHYRFGNIHNHEEKRDRKLLMHKREIKKCKGAIQEKGLALIPLALYLKQGRIKVRIAIAKGKKSFDKRADLKERDDKRQMQQALKQQQY; via the coding sequence ATGAAAGATAAACACAGTGACCTGGTTTCAAACCGACGGGCCACTCATGATTATGAAATTTTAGAAACATTTGAAACCGGTATTGTTTTACAAGGAACAGAAATTAAATCTATTCGAGATCATGGAGCAACTTTGCAAGATGCCTATGTAAAAGTAATTCACAATGAACTTTGGCTTATTGGATGTAACATTGCTCATTATCGTTTTGGCAATATTCATAACCATGAAGAAAAAAGAGATCGCAAACTGCTCATGCACAAAAGAGAGATCAAAAAATGTAAAGGAGCCATACAAGAAAAAGGCCTTGCATTAATCCCCTTAGCTTTATATCTCAAACAGGGGCGCATTAAAGTTCGCATAGCTATTGCAAAAGGAAAAAAATCTTTCGATAAACGTGCCGATCTTAAAGAACGAGATGATAAACGTCAAATGCAACAAGCCCTTAAACAACAACAGTACTAA
- a CDS encoding 23S rRNA (pseudouridine(1915)-N(3))-methyltransferase RlmH gives MLKLRILSVGKTKEKWLEDAFNEYQKRLKANLQIECLWAKDSYQLLEWTQKESLIICLDPTGRLLTSEAFATFFSKCWEQGGSRLTIVIGGAEGLPLELKQHSILISLSLLTFTHQITRLILIEQIYRATEILKNSQYHK, from the coding sequence ATGCTCAAACTACGAATTTTATCCGTAGGAAAAACAAAAGAAAAATGGCTAGAAGATGCTTTTAATGAATATCAAAAAAGACTGAAAGCAAATTTACAAATCGAATGTCTGTGGGCTAAAGATTCTTACCAACTGCTTGAATGGACTCAAAAAGAATCTCTGATCATTTGTTTAGATCCTACTGGACGTTTATTGACAAGCGAAGCATTTGCTACTTTTTTCAGTAAATGTTGGGAACAAGGAGGATCACGATTGACAATTGTGATAGGCGGTGCAGAGGGTTTACCTTTAGAGTTGAAACAACATTCCATACTCATTAGTCTATCTCTTTTAACATTTACCCATCAAATTACTCGCCTTATTTTAATTGAGCAAATTTATCGAGCCACAGAGATTCTTAAAAATTCACAATATCATAAATAA
- a CDS encoding PIN/TRAM domain-containing protein yields the protein MSISLSFIRILFLTICLLFSTTFAIQNLEGGFNLINTAVGMLGGIGIAGILIALDFIFNRFNLRSFNTSILGLFFGYLMAQAILFLFTGMMNIDSTEAFLLPTRFLVYLFCCYVGMTMTARASEEIHVSIPFIEFKALSHKKKDVLVDISVLMDPRIIDLASSGLLDHQLIVPRFAIKDLYTQAESTEENVKARARRSLEVIKKLESLPDLDLRYVDTDFVEIKDPMTKLIHLARFLDTNIITSDLNRIQQSSVEGVRIINIHMLSNALKPITQAGEVINIKIQRYGKEARQGVGYLEDGTMVVVNGGAEFIGETIKGHVLSVKHTTSGRMIFCNASEEANLMMEQDFSPSLAELESHKSYLTY from the coding sequence ATGAGTATTTCTCTCTCTTTTATCCGAATTTTATTCCTCACTATATGCTTACTATTTTCTACAACTTTTGCTATTCAAAATCTTGAGGGAGGATTTAATCTAATCAATACAGCTGTTGGCATGCTTGGTGGAATAGGTATCGCAGGAATTTTAATTGCCTTAGATTTTATTTTTAATCGCTTTAACCTCAGATCTTTTAATACGTCTATTTTAGGCTTGTTTTTTGGCTATTTAATGGCACAAGCAATTTTGTTTCTTTTCACTGGAATGATGAATATTGACTCTACCGAAGCATTTTTACTACCGACACGTTTTCTTGTTTATCTTTTCTGCTGTTATGTGGGAATGACAATGACAGCAAGAGCCTCTGAAGAAATCCATGTTAGCATCCCCTTTATTGAGTTTAAAGCTCTTAGTCATAAGAAAAAAGACGTTCTTGTGGATATATCGGTTTTAATGGATCCTCGCATCATTGATCTTGCCTCTTCGGGGTTGTTAGATCATCAACTCATTGTTCCTCGTTTTGCGATTAAGGATTTATATACTCAAGCTGAGAGCACGGAAGAAAATGTCAAAGCAAGAGCTCGTCGATCACTTGAAGTAATTAAAAAATTAGAAAGCCTGCCAGATTTAGATCTTCGTTATGTCGATACAGATTTTGTCGAAATTAAAGATCCGATGACAAAACTTATTCATTTAGCCAGATTTTTAGATACCAACATCATCACCTCTGATCTTAATCGCATCCAACAATCTTCAGTTGAAGGCGTTCGAATTATTAATATTCATATGTTGTCTAACGCTTTAAAACCCATTACTCAAGCAGGCGAAGTCATCAACATTAAAATTCAAAGATATGGAAAAGAAGCTCGTCAAGGTGTTGGTTACCTTGAAGACGGAACAATGGTAGTTGTTAACGGCGGAGCAGAATTCATTGGAGAAACAATCAAAGGACATGTTTTGTCTGTTAAACACACTACTTCCGGTCGTATGATTTTCTGTAACGCATCAGAAGAAGCCAATTTAATGATGGAACAAGATTTTTCACCTTCCCTTGCTGAATTAGAAAGCCATAAAAGTTATTTAACTTACTAA
- the acpS gene encoding holo-ACP synthase has product MTLGIGNDIIEIERIQANIKKYGQRFLNRVFTKNEQIYCLNRKMPALHLAGRFAAKEAVVKALGTGFSQGISWLDVEILNDANGKPYVSISPLLTQLFASPKLLISISHCHHYATAFAVWSS; this is encoded by the coding sequence ATGACTTTAGGAATTGGCAACGATATTATTGAGATTGAGCGAATACAAGCAAATATTAAAAAGTATGGACAACGCTTTTTAAATCGAGTTTTTACCAAAAATGAACAAATATATTGTTTAAATCGTAAAATGCCCGCTCTACATCTTGCCGGTCGATTTGCCGCTAAAGAAGCGGTGGTCAAAGCTTTGGGGACAGGTTTTAGCCAAGGTATTTCTTGGCTAGACGTCGAAATCCTCAATGATGCAAATGGAAAACCTTACGTTTCTATTTCTCCTCTTTTAACTCAGTTATTTGCTTCCCCTAAACTTCTTATCTCGATTAGTCACTGCCATCATTACGCAACAGCATTTGCTGTTTGGTCTTCTTAA
- the trxB gene encoding thioredoxin-disulfide reductase, translated as MEKAKLIIIGSGPAGYTAAIYAARANLEPILFEGFFTGAAGGQLMTTTEVENFPGFPDGITGPELVDRFRQQAIRFGTTIISEDVDSVDFQVYPFIIKGKKSHYQASSVIVSTGATAKRLPIPGAGDDEFWQKGVTACAVCDGAAPIFRNRPLFVIGGGDSAIEEATFLTKFGSRVFIVHRRDTLRASKIMQERAFNNPKIEMIWNSEVIQVKGDQIVKNLVIRNVKTGQEKEYEAAGLFFAIGHNPNTEFLKNQLELHSNGYLKVFKGTQTSIKGVFAAGDVQDFEYRQAITAAGSGCMAALDAERWLAEKGLDN; from the coding sequence ATGGAAAAAGCAAAGCTAATTATTATTGGATCTGGGCCCGCAGGATATACAGCTGCTATTTATGCTGCTCGAGCTAACTTAGAGCCTATTTTATTTGAAGGATTTTTTACAGGCGCTGCAGGGGGTCAATTGATGACAACAACTGAGGTAGAAAATTTTCCTGGCTTTCCTGATGGAATTACAGGACCCGAGCTAGTCGATCGTTTTCGACAACAGGCCATTCGTTTTGGAACAACTATAATTAGTGAGGATGTAGACTCTGTTGATTTTCAAGTTTACCCTTTTATTATTAAAGGTAAGAAATCGCATTATCAAGCTAGTTCTGTTATTGTCTCTACTGGAGCTACAGCAAAACGTTTACCCATTCCAGGCGCAGGTGATGATGAATTTTGGCAAAAAGGTGTGACAGCTTGTGCTGTCTGTGATGGGGCGGCTCCTATTTTTCGCAATCGCCCTTTATTTGTCATAGGTGGAGGAGATTCAGCCATTGAAGAAGCCACATTTTTGACAAAGTTTGGAAGTCGTGTTTTTATTGTTCATCGAAGAGATACATTACGAGCTTCTAAAATCATGCAGGAAAGAGCCTTTAATAACCCTAAAATTGAAATGATTTGGAATTCAGAAGTTATTCAAGTAAAGGGAGACCAAATCGTAAAAAATCTTGTGATTAGAAATGTCAAAACAGGACAGGAAAAAGAATATGAAGCAGCAGGACTTTTTTTCGCGATTGGACATAATCCAAATACTGAGTTTTTAAAAAATCAATTGGAATTACATTCGAATGGTTACTTAAAAGTTTTCAAAGGAACCCAAACAAGCATTAAAGGCGTATTTGCAGCAGGAGATGTTCAAGATTTTGAATATCGGCAAGCTATTACTGCTGCAGGTAGTGGTTGTATGGCAGCCTTGGATGCTGAAAGATGGCTCGCTGAAAAAGGATTAGACAATTAA
- a CDS encoding sodium/proline symporter, with translation MQIQVILAFIAYFSLLLLIGLVCHKKQTTSSDFIMGNRSLNFWLVALSAHASDMSAWLFMAFPMTIFVLGLPYIWIALGLLLGMFFNWQFVAPKLRSMTESYDTYTLSSFFEKRFKDTSGYIRILSAIIMLIFLTHYLSAGLIAMGYLLESLFGLNYYFGLSVAMLVVVVYTFIGGFTTVAWTDLFQGAFLLLMIILVPTIAMTKIDSWQTISHMAHQKKISLSLFGDSSLDSFIKISSLALGWGLGYFGMPHIITKFMGIKDVNEMHKSKWLGMTWQFVTLGAAAVVGLIGIAYFPNGLAKPEMVFVEMVKDLFNPFTAGFILCAVVAANMSTMDSQILVCGSILSEDLYKYFYKQTPSDQKILWVSKMSVVTVALIALLLAFNKSNTILDTVLYSWSGLGSAFGPLVLMSLYSKQTNRYGAIAGMITGTFVVVVWPSLNPLLFRYELLPMIPGFFTSLTAIYLASKYTRKNSLN, from the coding sequence ATGCAAATTCAAGTCATTTTAGCATTTATTGCTTATTTTAGTTTACTTCTTCTCATTGGCCTTGTTTGTCATAAAAAACAAACAACCTCCTCTGATTTTATTATGGGCAACCGATCACTCAATTTCTGGCTGGTGGCTCTTTCTGCTCACGCAAGTGATATGAGTGCTTGGCTTTTTATGGCATTTCCTATGACAATTTTCGTATTGGGACTTCCCTATATTTGGATTGCACTAGGACTTTTATTGGGAATGTTTTTCAACTGGCAATTCGTAGCCCCAAAATTACGCTCTATGACTGAAAGCTATGACACCTATACATTATCTTCATTTTTTGAGAAAAGATTTAAAGACACTTCTGGATACATAAGGATTTTAAGTGCTATTATTATGCTTATTTTTCTTACTCATTATCTTTCAGCAGGTCTAATCGCAATGGGTTACTTGCTTGAATCATTATTTGGCCTTAACTACTACTTTGGTTTATCTGTTGCTATGTTGGTGGTAGTCGTCTACACATTTATTGGTGGATTTACAACAGTTGCTTGGACAGATTTGTTTCAAGGTGCTTTTCTTCTCCTAATGATTATTTTAGTTCCTACCATAGCAATGACAAAGATTGATAGCTGGCAAACCATTTCGCATATGGCTCATCAAAAAAAAATTTCTTTATCTCTGTTTGGTGATAGTAGTCTGGACTCCTTTATCAAAATTTCTTCCTTGGCCTTGGGATGGGGACTTGGTTATTTTGGGATGCCTCATATTATCACTAAATTTATGGGTATTAAAGATGTCAATGAAATGCACAAATCTAAATGGCTTGGCATGACATGGCAATTTGTTACTTTAGGAGCTGCTGCAGTCGTCGGCTTAATTGGAATTGCTTATTTTCCAAACGGCTTAGCTAAACCAGAAATGGTTTTTGTTGAAATGGTAAAGGATCTTTTTAATCCTTTTACAGCAGGCTTTATTTTATGTGCTGTGGTTGCGGCTAATATGTCAACAATGGATTCTCAAATCCTTGTTTGCGGTTCTATTTTAAGCGAAGATCTTTATAAATATTTTTATAAACAAACACCATCCGATCAAAAAATCCTTTGGGTTTCTAAAATGAGCGTTGTCACGGTAGCTTTGATCGCTTTATTACTAGCATTCAATAAAAGTAATACAATTTTAGATACGGTTTTATATTCATGGTCAGGTCTTGGAAGTGCTTTTGGCCCATTAGTTTTAATGAGTTTATATTCTAAACAAACAAATCGTTATGGGGCAATTGCAGGAATGATCACCGGAACTTTCGTCGTTGTGGTATGGCCTAGTTTAAACCCTCTATTATTTCGATATGAATTATTACCAATGATTCCTGGTTTTTTCACAAGTTTGACTGCCATTTATTTAGCTTCAAAATACACTCGAAAAAATTCTTTGAATTAA